gttaccctcatgttgtcctcatgttgtcctcatgttgtcctcatgttgcccccatgttgtcctcatgttgcccctatgttgtcctcatgttgtcctcatgttgtcctcatgttgtccccatgttgtcttcatgttgtcttcatgttgtcctcacatTGCCCTCacgttgccctcatgttgtcctcatgttgcccctatgttgtcttcatgttgtcttcatgttgtcctcatgttgtccccatgttgtcttcatgttgtcctcatgttgtcctcatgttgtccccatgttgtcctcatgttgtcctcatgttgtcctcatgttaccctcatgttgtcctcatgttgtcctcatgttgccctcatgttgtccccatgttgtcctcatgttgtcctcatgttgtcctcatgttaccctcatgttgtcctcatgttgtcctcatgttgtcctcatgttgtccccatgttgtcctcatgttgcccctatgttgtcctcatgttgtcctcatgttgtccccatgttgtcttcatgttgtcttcatgttgtcctcatgttgtccccatgatgtcctcatgttgcccctatgttgtcctcatgttgtcctcatgttgcccctatgttgtcttcatgttgtcttcatgttgtcctcatgttgtcctcatgttgtccccatgttgtcttcatgtcgccctcatgttgtcttcatgttgtcctcatgttgtcctcacgttgtcctcatgttgtcctcatgttgtcctcatgttgtcctatatcaatgttctttttaattcccaaaaataacatgattgattccaacgctctttgacaagtacaaatctctactttcattaattttgggtcttattctattttatagcattgtaaaacaaatggaagtgttgttgaaatagtgttgagtaaaagttgacatattccagtctgtgattatcatcaacatccattcctttaattttagtctcaataattcctaatttctgcttttctaactcaaacattaggtataatttcctataaatgacgtttattgaccataaattccagaaAGAATTGTAAAACTTAAGTTATTAACTTAGTGTTAGGTGGTGTTAAACGCCaaacaaagtgagaaaaattgaaaaagtgtcaaaagtgttgaaaaaaagggaccaaaacgtaagaaaaagtgaaaaaaaaacatcaatgaaattcaaaacaaaagtgttgattttctatTTTCACGAGAAGACAAACAATGGTTAGAGGCTCTCATTGGTCGGCGAGTGCCTGTCATGTGAGTCGTGATTGGCTGAGCGACGTGTCTGTCACATCTGGGGCGTGGCTGCAgagtgcaccccccccccaaatccaGTCCGCCTGCTCCAAGTGCAGCCAGAAGCCTCCAGGAGTCTGACCAACACAGGGATGggctccagcagctccagcttgAACCGAATCCCAAACGCACAAGAGCTCATGCAGGAAACCGGCTGTAAGTTTAGACTTTTGTCACTTTGGTTGCTCGGTTGTTGGGTGTGCAAGATCTTAGACAAGGAACAGTTTGAGGGTTGTTATCTGTGCAAGATCTTAGACAAGGAACAGTTTGAGGGTTGTTCTTTGTGCAAGAACTTAGACAAGGAACAGTTTGAGGGTTGTTGGGTGTGCAAGATCTTAGACAAGGATCAGTTTGAGGGTTGTTGGGTGTGCAAGATCTTAGACAAGGATCAGTTTGAGGGTTGTTGGGTGTGCAAGATCTTAGACAAGGATCAGTTTGAGGGTTGTTGGGTGTGCAAGATCTTAGACAAGGATCAGTTTGAGGAAATGTGGTGTCTGAGCCATGCTGGATGACGTGTTGACAGGAATCCGCTTGACACTGTTTCTTGATTATTAACAGGTTTATTGACATAAAAAGCATTGAGCATCAATACGAGCTCTGCAGAAGCCAGGAGAGAGTCTCCGCCCAATATAAAAGTCTAGCTCCCAGCTTCTTCATCATGGTTTATATAGGGTCTCTGTTTCTACCACATGTGAAAGAATGCGGGGTAGGGACCCCCCTCAGCTAGCGTGTCAATCATAGAACCCTGGGGGTCTCTGGAAGAGGTCCCCTTTCCACATCTGGTTAAATTTTGAGGCCCCTTCCTCTAGAATAAGCAACCTTTAGACCTAAGGATTTAATGGCTGCATTCCAACATCCTATTGACTTTGGGGGTGTTGAGATACTACAGAAACTAGAAGAGGGACAAGATAAGCCCTAAATGATTCAGTCTATGGAGAAAACAAGTCAAGTCCCTCCTGGATCATGGCGCTTGTTTTTGCTTCAGTTCACACGTTTCCTTCATGTGAATCTGACGTTAAAGTTGAAGGATTTTGTGGAGTTGTTGTTGCTGAAGGACGTGCAGCGACAGCTGGGAAACACGGAGCCACGCCAGATGTTTCCTGCTGCAAATGATCTCCTTTAACAACATGAGCAGACTGAATATACATTCCTGAGCTTCcttacacttttacttttacatatacacacaacttTTTAACCCTCTTGGCGTCCTCGggtaaaatttgacccatttttacacagtttccatgtcagaaatttgggtttcgtTTGTAAAGAAATTGTCAGTCTGTGGATGTGTTATCTGCTGAGGAGTGCGTCTGGGCTCTCTGATAGCAGCGGGTGGGGTGGTCTGGGCTCTCTGAtagtgggggggaggggggatgcTAACTCAGTTTGTGTGTGAACACCCTTAACGGTCCACACTGATCCGGGTTACTCTGCTGCTTTAGCTGCAACTACTGGTGCAGACATTAAATAAAAGTACAGGTTGATTATCAAAGGTCAAGATTCTTCAGTGTTCTGTAATTAATCTTAATCTGATAtctatttcaattcaatttcaattttatttatagtatcaattcacaaCAAGCGtaatctcgagacactttacagatagagcaggtctagaccacactccagaatttacaaggacccaacaggtctagtagtttcctccagagcaagcaacagggccacagtggagaggaaaaacttccttttaggcagtagtttcatggcatagcagggcattacaaggcccagcagggtgtagcaggacgtagcaggacatagcaggacgtagcaggacgtagcaggacatagcaggacgtagcaggacgtagtaggacgtagcaggacgtagcaggacatagcaggacgtagtaggacgtagcaggacgtagcaggacgtagcaggacgtagtagGATGTagtaggacgtagcagggcacagcagggcgtagcaggacgtagcagggcacagcagggtgtagcagggcttagcagggcacagcaggacgtagcaggatgtagcagggcttagcaggatgtagcaggatgtagcagggcttagcaggatgtagcagggcttagcagggcacagcaggacgtagcaggatgtagcaggatgtagcagggcacagcaggatgtagcagggcttagcagggcacagcaggacgtagcaggatgtagcaggatgtagcagggcttagcagggcacagcaggacgtagcaggatgtagcagggcacagcaggatgtagcagggcacagcagggcgaAACAGGAcgtaacaggacgtagcaggacgtagcagggcacagcaggatgtagcaggacgtagcaggacgtagcaggacgtagcagggcgaaACAGGAcgtaacaggacgtagcagggcacaggaggatgtagcaggacgtagcaggacgtagcaggacatagcagggcacagcaggatgtagcagggcacagcaggacgtagcaggacatagcaggacatagcagggcacagcaggacgtagcaggacgtagcaggacatagcagggcacagcaggatgtagcagggcacagcaggacgtagcaggatgtagcaggatgtagcagggcttagcagggcacagcaggacgtagcaggatgtagcaggatgtagcagggcttagcagggcacagcaggatgtagcaggatgtagcaggatgtagcagggcttagcaggatgtagcaggaattagcagggcacagcaggacgtagcaggacatagcaggacgtagcaggacgtagtaggacgtagcaggacgtagcaggacatagcaggacgtagcaggacgtagtagGACGTagtaggacgtagcagggcacagcagggtgtagcaggacgtagcagggcacagcagggtgtagcagggcttagcagggcacagcaggacgtagcaggatgtagcagggcacagcaggatgtagcagggcacagcagggcgaAACAGGAcgtaacaggacgtagcaggacgtagcaggacgtagcagggcacagcaggatgtagcaggacgtagcaggacgtagcaggacgtagcaggacgtagcagggcgaaACAGGAcgtaacaggacgtagcagggcacagcaggatgtagcaggacgtagcaggacgtagcaggacatagcagggcacagcaggatgtagcagggcacagcaggacgtagcaggacatagcaggacatagcagggcacagcaggacgtagcaggacgtagcaggacatagcagggcacagcaggatgtagcagggcacagcaggacgtagcaggacgtagcaggacatagcagggcacagcaggatgtagcagggcacagcaggacgtagcaggacgtagcagggcacagcaggacgtagcaaggctgctgctggaaatttcaatttccttgcgggagtcatcccagaAGGATTGACAATAATTAATCTAAGTCCGATAAAGGTCCCATTGCATAAaattgtcactttatgagttttttttaacattaatatgcgttcccccccccccccccccagcctgcctatggccccccagtgtctagaaatggtgataggtgtaaaccgagccctgggtatcctgctctgcctttgaggaaattaaagctcagatgggccaatctggaatcctccacttatgatgtcataagggcaaggtttcctcccctttctctgatttgcccgcccagagaattcccccccccccccccatgagagagagagagaaatcatggctttcaaactagCAAAGTGCCATTTAGTCAACACCacaaccccagcctccacctgccccccccccctcgaaagctcagatgggccaaccTGGAATTTTgctctttatgaggtcataaggggctaggtttcctcccctttctctgttttgcccgcccagagaatttaaaggataaatgaaagaataaaaatgaaccGGCTGCAGTACAAACCCgttaaatataaaacatgttcCGACTCTTCTGGTTCTGCTGATGTACTGATGGGTTATTATCAGAGGTTCTCTGTGTTTCAGTCTCCGCCGCTCACATCCTCCGTCTCCACGAGAGGTTTGAGTTCCTGGACGTAGACCAGCGAGGAGAGCTCAGGTCGGTGGACGTCTGGGTTTTAACCCGAAATATCACATTGGACGCAAAATGTCCATGGAGACAGATTGTATGTGAAAGGTGTTTGAGCTTATTCTGTATTTCTCATGTTTTATGagacaaaatgaagaaaaataatgtgtgtgtgtgtgtgtgtgtgtgtgtgtgtgtgtgtgtgtgtgtgtgtcttaggcCTGAGGATTTCGGAGCAATTCGGGAGTTGTCCTCAAACCCCGTCGGAGACAGAATCGTCGGTGCCTTTTTCTCTCCAAGGTGAAGCAGCCGATGTTACACTGAATTACATCAGATAATGAAATGACAACGATGGTTACATAAAAAAGTTACTTTATTATGAACActgattaaccctcatgttgtcctcatgatgtccccatgttttcttcatattgtccccatgttgtcttcatgttgtcttcatgttgtcttcatattgtccccatgttgtcttactgttgtcctcatgttgtcttcatgttgtcttcatgttgtcctcatgttgtcctcatgttgccctcatattttcctcatattgtcctcatgttgtcttgatgttgtcttcatgttgtcctcatgttgtcttcatgttgtcttcatgttgccttcatgttggccccatgttgtcctcatgttgtcttcatgttgccctcatgttgtccccatgttgccctcatgttgccctcatgttgtcctcatgttgtcctcatgttgtcttcatgttgtccccatgttgtcctcatgttgccctcatgttgtcctcatgttgccctcatgttgtccccatgttgtcctcatgttgccctcatgttgtcctcatgttgtcttcatgttgtcctcatgttgtcctcatgttgccctcatattttcctcatgttgtcctcatgttgtcttcatgttgtccccatgttgtcctcatgttgccctcatgttgtcctcatgttgccctcatgttgtccccatgttgtcctcatgttgccctcatgttgtcctcatgttgtcttcatgttgtcctcatgttgtcctcatgttgccctcatattttcctcatgttgtcctcatgttgtcttcatgttgtcttcatgttgtcctcatgttgtcttcatgttgtcttcatgttgccttcatgttggccccatgttgtcctcatgttgtcttcatgttgccctcatgttgtccccatgttgccctcatgttgccctcatgttgtcctcatgttgtcctcatgttgtcttcatgttgtccctatgttgtcctcatgttgccctcatgttgtcctcatgttgccctcatgttgtccccatgttgtcctcatgttgccctcatgttgtcctcatgttgtcttcatgttgtcctcatgttgtcctcatgttgcccccatgttgtccccatgttgtccttatgttgcccccatgttgccctcaacatccattcctttaattttagtctcaataattcctaatttcttcttttctaacacaaacattaggtataatttcctatgaatgaggtttattgatcataaattccaaaaataactggaaaactaaagttaataagttagtgttacgtagtgttgaaaatgtcaaaaaaagtgagaaacaatgaaaaaagcatcaaaagtgtgaGAACGTGATTTAATTTCGGTATTTTTTTCAATCATGAAACTGTCTGAACGGTGCATAACTCAGAAGATGAAGTCAGTACTTCTTGTGAACAAAGAGACTTTTAATCCTTCACAGGACAAACTGTTACACACCTGGAGTTATGAGAGCACATCCTAGTCCATCCTGTGTTTGTTAGTCACGTtgaacaggaaacaggaaacaggaaacaggaaacaggaaacagaactctttcctctctctttctccagaaAGGAGACTGTGGACTTTGCCTCCTTTGTTCGGATTCTGGCTCATTTTTGTCCCACAGAGAAAACCCGAACCAGAGACGGAGCCCAGCCGGAACCGGCCCACAGCAGGACCGGGAAACTCAAATGTGAGTCCACTTTGGTTTGTTCTGCGTCAGCGATACATTTCTACTCGTTGTGATCCACTAAcgtctgtccctctgtccctccGTCTGTCCCTccatctgtccctctgtctgtctctctgtctgtctctctgtctgtccctctgtccctctgtctgtccctccgtctgtctgtctgtgtgttcagtTGCTTTCCAGATGTATGATCAGGACCGAGATGGAAAGATTTCGCGAGAAGAGCTtcttcaggtctgttaaagttctcttgagtctcttttatatagaccttagaggtacctaatactgtatctgaagtctctcttacatagaccttagaggtacctaatactgtatctgaagtctcttttatatagaccttagtggtcccctaatactgtatctgaagtctcgtttatatagaccttagtggtccctaatactgtatctgaagtctctttatatagaccttagtggtcccttatactgtatctgaagtctctttatatagaccttagtggtccctaatactgtatctgaagtctctttatatagaccttagtggtccgtaatactgtatctgaagtctctttatatagaccttagtggtccctaatactgtatctgaagtctctttatatagaccttagtggtccgtaatactgtatctgaagtctctttatatagaccttagtggtccctaatactgtatctgaagtctcttttatatagaccttagtggtcccctaatactgtatctgaagtctctttatatagaccttagtggtccctaatactgtatctgaagtctctttatatagaccttagtggtccctaatactgtatctgaagtctctttatatagaccttagtggtcccctaatactgtatctgaagtctctttatatagaccttagtggtcccctaatactgtatctgaagtctctttctggATGCGAGGATTGATCGGTTGCTAACGGTGACCGGCAGGTGCTGCGGGCGATGCTGGAGATGCAGGTGACGGAGGAGCAGCTGCAGAGCATCGCCGAGCGAGCCATCCGGGAAGCAGACCTGGACCAGGATGACGCCATCTCCTTCGACGAGTTCAGAAAGGTGGGAGGGGGGTCCACGACGTTAGGGACCAAACAGACATTAATGTAAACCTAAGCACTGCTCTCACATCTAGAAATTACTTCAGTATTAAAGTTAAAGTACTATTGTTGGGCGCCTGGATTGCACAgatggtagagcgggcgcccatatatccatatatatatatatacagtattttttgcaCTACAGGGCGCACTGTCAATGAATGGTCTATTTTcgatctttttttatatataaagcGCATTAAGCGGAAAgataagtcagtcagtcaaactTTATTAAACGCGTTCACAATACGGTAACTCTCAACATTATCAAACGTTAATGAGCGTATTCACAATAAATACCAACCTTGTTCAGTTGTATCTATGTAAAATACAGCACAATACTGATGTTCATGTCCCGTGCTGACGCTGTTGCCTTCAGTCGAATAGAGACGGTAGAGACGCTTCTACCTGCTGCTCTCTGTTCAATAACCCAATTTTGTCTTCTACCTGTGGCCATCTCACTTTGTTCCCGCGGTAACTCTGTGGTCTTCTTTACTTGGCGCAGGTCTTCTTGCTTTCTCCACTTCCGTACCATTGATTCATTAATGTTGAGCTCTCTCGCAGCTGCTCTATTCCCATGTTCAACTGCGTGACAGATAGCCTTGAGTTTGAAATCCGCGTCGTCTTTTGACAGGTGCCATTTTGGGGTCCTTATGCACACACTGTAGCATTATGGTGACGCACGGCGTGTATTACTCCGCGACGCTCCTGGCTACGGTCGCCGTAATGCTGCAAGCGGTGCGGCTTTTGTAGTTTACCAAAGTCGTACTAAAACATTTTGACTTAGCGCCATGAGCGCCTTGTATAACACAAAATCGCTTAGAGGTCAGTAAGCGAAACCAGAATTAATCCATATATACGGCGCTTCGGGTTATAAAGCGCGCTGTCgttttttgagaaaattaaaggcTTTTAAGTGCGCCCTATAGTGCAAAAAATACAGTTCATacgcgctgttaaataaaatgtattattatatatatatatatatatatatatatatatatatatatatatatatacacgcagcgggccagggttcgactccgaccccCTTTGGCggcatgtcatttccccctttctcccccccttccatgtcttctgctgtccaattaaaggctgaaaatgccccaaaaataatcttgtaaacagataaaaaattaGAAAGTACTATTGGGAGGATGAAAACTCAAAGAGAATTTGTCTGCTGTATTAGCCTAAGTCttcaaataatgaaataatcgTTTTATATTGTTAAAAAGCATGAACTTGtgtatataaattataaattaccTTGATAATTTTAACATAGATGACGCTAATATcaacacaaaaaccaacaaCTTCCAGTGTTTCCTAATGCTAAAGGTCTGAAATATCATCAAATGTATTTACGTTTTCATCAATGGTAGGAAAGTACGTATCataatttaacttttaattcgttgaaatgattgtttttatttgtttttcagtcaCTGGAGAAAGTGGACATCGAACACAAGATGAGTATCCGCTTCCTGAGATGAAGACACAGCCGGCTGCTATTTTGGGGATTTAAAGGAAGACCGTCAGTCGTCTTGTCTTTCTAAATCCTGTAAGAGGAGACACAACATGGACACACAACATGGAGACACAACATGGACACACAACATGGAGACACAACATGGACACACAACATGGACACACAACATGGAGACACAACAAAGTCTGTAGTTTGTCTTTTACATTCAGTTTACAATATGGAgagaaaccagatcagaggtATCCCGGACCATCCATGTGCAGCCCAGATTCCGTATTAACCCGATTATTATAAGGCCCCCCTTCTTTTTAAGAACTCATTTgtggaaaaatactttttaaagacCAAATCTCATTTTAATAAAGAAGTCTGTATGATACTTTTTTCTTAAAGTGCTCACTTTCTGctcatttgttgtttgttggtgctgcagctcctcttttcaccctctgtgttgagctttctgtttttgttttagctccagagtgagacatctcacttctgttccatctttgtttgggagttacacatgcgcagtagctaggtaaggactactagccagtcaggagcagagtataaggtccctgacagtacctaggtaaggactactagccagtcaggagcatggtatgagggccctgacagtacctaggtaaggactactagccagtcagaagcagagtatgagggtcctgacagtacctaggtaaggactactagccagtcagaagcagagcatgagggtcctgacagtacctaggtaaggactactagccagtcagaagcagagtatgagggcgtgccacactagcagctaggcgagcattgtAACGTTTGTCTCTGacgtaaaggctggactacaacagagctgtttggagcagtttgtgttttctgttggacatGTTacgtccctttgggggggggggggcattttataACCCCGATCAAattctaaacctaactgtccctcCTGTTCTTGTGCCACTTGTTAAACGTATATCCCGACACAGAGCGTCAAAAGTGACGCAAGAGTCccgatgctaaaggagacttttagcatcaataacaaacgccaaaggacTCTTAAAGGACGCCAAGAGTcctgatgctaaaggagacttttagcatcaataacaaacGCAGAAGGACTCTTAAGGACACCAAGAGTcctgatgctaaaggagacttttagcatcaataacaaacgccaaaggacTCTTAAAGGACGCCAAGAGTcctgatgctaaaggagacttttagcatcaataacaaacgccaaaggacTCTTAAAAGACGCCAAGAGTCCCAACGCTGAAGAagacttttagcatcaataacaaacgccaaaggacTCTTAAGGACGCCAAGAGTcctgatgctaaaggagacttttagcatcaataacaaacGCAGAAGGACTCTTAAGGACACCAAGAGTcctgatgctaaaggagacttttagcatcaataacaaacgccaaaggacTCTTAAAGGACGCCAAGAGTcctgatgctaaaggagacttttagcatcaataacaaacgccaaaggacTCTTAAAAGACGCCAAGAGTCCCAACGCTGAAGAagacttttagcatcaataacaaacgccaaaggacTCTTAAGGACGCCAAGAGTcctgatgctaaaggagacttttagcatcaataacaaacgccaaaggacTCTTAAAGGACGCCAAGAGTcctgatgctaaaggagacttttagcatcaataacaaacGCAGAAGGACTCTTAAGGACACCAAGAGTcctgatgctaaaggagacttttagcatcaataacaaacgccaaaggacTCTTAAAAGACGCCAAGAGTCCCAACGCTGAAGAagacttttagcatcaataacaaaTGCCAAAGGACTCTTAAGGACGCCAAGAGTcctgatgctaaagga
The Etheostoma spectabile isolate EspeVRDwgs_2016 unplaced genomic scaffold, UIUC_Espe_1.0 scaffold00569760, whole genome shotgun sequence genome window above contains:
- the chp2 gene encoding calcineurin B homologous protein 2, coding for MGSSSSSLNRIPNAQELMQETGFSAAHILRLHERFEFLDVDQRGELRPEDFGAIRELSSNPVGDRIVGAFFSPRKETVDFASFVRILAHFCPTEKTRTRDGAQPEPAHSRTGKLKFAFQMYDQDRDGKISREELLQVLRAMLEMQVTEEQLQSIAERAIREADLDQDDAISFDEFRKSLEKVDIEHKMSIRFLR